DNA from Actinoplanes sp. SE50/110:
CCGGGGCTCCTACTGCCCGTGGGGCCCCGGCACCCCGGCCGTAGGGCCACTCCCGGCAGGGGGTGGTCACGGCCAGGTCCGTTGCGTCTTCCTCCGCGGCGGTCCGGTTCGGCCAGCATGTCGGATGCGGAACAGGCGAGGAGGAACGACCATGGCGAGCAGCACGGCCCACGGCCTGATGCCGGTCCCGGGTCTGACAGCGGTTTCCGGCCCGGATCCCGGCAGGGCGGCACCTCCCGCCCCGGCGGCCCCCAGCCGCCCACCTTCCGTCCCGGCGGCCTCTGATCGGCCCTCTTCTGCTCTGGCGGCCTCTGATCGGGCCTCTTCTGCTTTGGCGGCCTCTGATCGGGCCCTCTCCGCTTCGGCGGCCTCTGCCCTGGCGGCTTCCGCCCCGGCCTCTGCCCTGGCGGCTTCCGCCCCGGCCTCTGCCCTGGCGGCTTCCGCCCCGGCCTCTGCTCTGGTGGCGGCTGCTTCGGCGGCTTCCATCCCGGCATCTTCTACTCAGGCGGTTTCTGCCTCGGCGGTTTCTGGCCCGGCATCTCCTGTTTCGGCGGCTTCCGGGCGGGGCCTCGGGTCCGCTCTTGTGGTGCCCGGTCCGGTGGGCGTGGGGAGTGCGCGGGCCGAGATGCCGACTGTTCCGGCGCATATGTTGCCGCAGCGGACCCCTGCTCAGCTGCTGGCGATCGCGCGGCAGGGGCTGGCCGAGGCGGCGCATACGGCTCCCGACGGTCTGCGATACGCGGCGGCTCATCTGGCCGCCCTGCGCGCGGCCGCGGCCCTGCTCGCGGCTCGGGCTCGTCCGGGCGCGCCCGGACGGCGCACCAAGGCGACGAGCGTCTGGTCACTGCTGGTGATGGTCGCGCCGGAGTTCGGCGAGTGGGCGGGCTATTTCGCCCTAGGCGCCAGCAAACGCGCGGCGGCCGAGGCGGGCATTCCCCAGGTGGTGAGTGCCCGGGAGGCGGATGACCTGCTGCGTGCGGCCGAGCAGTTCGTGACGGTGGCCGAGTCCTCCCTGGGCTTCTCCTATCAGCCCCCGTTGGCGGCTTGACCCGCGCCGTTCGCCTTGATCTGCACCGTTCGACTTGATCTGCGCTGTTCGCCTCGACCCTGGGCCGTTTGCATTGACCCTGCGCGTTCGTATTGACCATCCGCGTTCGTCGAAGGCCCTGGTCGCTGCGAGTCGGAGGGATTCGGCGGCTGAGCGGAGGGATTCGGCGGCTGAGCGGTGGCGGGTGGCTGCCCGCTGCGCTGATTTCCGACCGGCTTTGCCGTTCGACCGGCTCCCGCTGATGGGCTGGCAACTCCGGCTTGCCCGTTGGGGATTTGTCCACTCGCACCTTTGGAGTGCTCGCCGTGCTCAGGAACCTAGATCGCGGCCCGCGGGTGTCGGAAGGCTCGGAAGTTCAGCGCCGGGCAGACATGACTAGGCGGGTAGCGATCTTGCGGAGGCGGTCTGGACAGCGGGGCGGTCTGGTGGCGAGGTGGTCCGGAGATCTGGCGGCGGGTGGTCTGGACAGCCGGACGGTTTGGCGGCGGGTGGTCTGGACAGCGGGACGGTTTGGCGGCGGGACGGTTTGGCGGCCGGGCAGTTTGGCGGCGGGGAGGTTCGGCGGCGGGACGGTTTGGCGGCGGGTGGTCTGGACAGCGGGGCGGTTCGGCGGCGGGGTGGTGTGGCAGTGAGGTGGCTGGGTGGCGGGGCGATGTAGCGGCGGGTGATGTAGCTGAAGCGGGGCTGGGGCCCGATAGGTAGCGGGTTCGGGCAGAGGGTGTCGCCGCGATGGGGAAGTACACGGGGATACAAGGCGGGGCACGATGGCAGGGCGCATGATCAGCGGGACGGCTGCGCTCGCGGAACTGGTTCGGCCGGCGAGTGAGGCGGCGGAGCCGGGAGCGCACCGGATGCTGCCGGTGGCCAGTGAGCTGGGCAACCTGCTGCCGGGGCGCGGACTGCGCCGGGGCAGCACGGTGGCGGTGGCCGGAGGCCGGGTGGCGCGGGCCGGCGGGGGGACCTCGCTGATGCTGGCGCTGCTCGCGGCGGCGTCCCGGGCGGGATCCTGGTGCGCGGTGGTCGGACTGCCGGCGCTGGGGGCGCTCGCCGCGGCGGAAACCGGCATCGTGCTGGAACGGCTGGCGCTGGTGCCCGAACCCGGGCCGGACTGGCCGACCGTGGTCGCCGCGCTGATCGACGGGGTGGACGTGGTGGTGACCGCGGTGCCCGGGCCGGTGTCCGCGTCCATCGCCGGGCGGCTGGCGGCCCGGGCGCGGCAGCGGGGCAGTGTGCTGGTGCCGTTCGGGGACTGGACCGGGGCCGACGTGACACTGCGGGTCGGCCGGGGGAACTGGGAAGGCCTCGGAGACGGCCGTGGCCGGCTGCGCCGGCGCGAGGTCACCGTGCTCGCCGGCGGCCGCGGCGCGGCGGCCCGCCCCAAAGAGCTGACCCTCTGGATGCCGGGCCTGACGTCCCGCCCGGGAACCCCGGCGGCCCTGCCCGTCGGCTCGGCCGGCATGCCGGACGCCCCACCCGTCCGTCCGGTCGCCGTACCCACCCTCCCGGACCTTACGGCCGACCCTCCCGGCAGCACGCTGCCCGCCCCGGGTAACCGGCCGCTCCGCGCCGTCCCGGACCTCACCGCGTCGACCCCCGGCCCGGAGCACCCGGAGCCGGGGGCGTCCACGTCGCGGCGGGGTGGGGCTTCAGCGCGGCGTGGACGGTGGGGCACCGGTCCGCGTGGCGGTGAGAGGGCGCGGCATGAAGTGCCGGCCGGGGCCTCAGCGGGCGAGTGAGCGGCGAGGGGCTGGGCGGCGAGGGGCTGGGCGGCGAGGGGCTGGGCGGCGAAGAGGTGGGCGGCGAGGGGCTGGGCGGCGAGGGGCTGGGCGGCCGGGGAGCTGGGCGGCGAGGGACTGAGCGGCCGGGGAGCTGGGCGGCGAGGGACTGAGCGGCCGGGGAGCTGGGCGGCGAGGGACTGGGCGGTGAAGGGCTGAGCGGTGAGGGGAGGGGACGTGGGGGTGGAGGAGGGGGTGCGGACGCTGATGGTGTGGTGTCCGGATTGGCCGGTGGTGGCGGCGGAGATCGAGTTGGGGGTGCCGGGGGACGGGGCGGTGGCGGTGATGGCGAACAACCGGGTGCTGGCCTGTTCCGAGGCGGCTCGGCGGGAGAGTGTCCGGCGGGGGCTGCGGCGGCGGGATGCGCAGGGGCGGTGTCCGCATCTGATCGTGGTGGAGCACGACCCGGGGCGGGATGCGCGGACCTTTGAGGCGGTGGTGGCCGCGGTGGAGGAGGTCGCGGCCGGGGTGGAGGTGGTGCGGCCGGGGGCCTGCGCGCTGGCTGCCCGGGGGCCGGCCCGGTACTACGGAGGGGAGGAGGCCGCGGCCGAGCGGATCGTCGAGCATGTGGCGCAGACCTGCGCGGTGGAGAGCCAGGTGGGGATCGCCGGTGGGGTGTTCGCGGCCGGGATCGCGGCGCGCGGCGGGCAGATCGTGGCGGTCGGGGGGACGGCCGGGTTTCTGGCCGGCATGCCGGTGGACGCGCTGGACCGGCCCGACCTGGCCGACCTGCTGCGCCGGCTCGGGGCCAAGACACTCGGGGAGTTCGCCGCGCTGCCGGCCGGGGACGTGCTGACCCGGTTCGGCTTCGACGGGGCGCTGGCGCATCGGCTGGCCCGGGGCGGCGATCATCGGCCGCTGGCGGTCCGGCAGCCGCCGGTCGACCTGGCCGTCACCGAGACGTACGACGAGCCGCTGGACCGGGTGGACACCGCCGCCTTCGCCGGCCGGGTGCTCGCCGAACGACTGCACGAACGGCTGGCCGGGCACGGGCTGGCCTGCACCCGGCTGGGGGTGGAGGCGGTCACCGCGGACGGGCAGGAACTGCACCGGGTGTGGCGGCACGACGGACTGCTGGGCGCGGCCGCCATCGCCGACCGGGTGCGCTGGCAGCTGGACGGCTGGCTGACCGGGGGCCGGCGGTCCGGGCCGGCCCGGCCGACCGCCGGCCTGGTCCGGCTCAGCCTGATCCCGGACGGGCTGCTGGCGCACGCCGGGCTGCAACCCGGGCTGTGGGGGGACGCGGGCGCCGAACGGGACCGGGCGCACCGGGCGTTCAGCCGGGTGCAGGGCCTGCTCGGGCCGGAGTCGGTGGTGACCCCGGTGATCGGCGGCGGGCGGTCCGGGAGTGATCAGGTCCGGCTGGTGCCGTGGGGGGACGAGCGCACCCCGGCCCGGCCGGCCGCGGTGCACGCCGATCCGATTCCCGGTCTGGTCACCGTTCCGGTGCTCGACCGCGCCATCGCCCCCGACCTGCCCGGCCGAGAGAACGGGGGCACGGCACCCCGGAAAGGCGCGGCGGCGGAGAGGGGCGCGGCGGGCGCGGCTGACGGCGTACGCCGCAATCGGGGTGAAGGTGTGGGTTTGCCGCCGTGGCCCGGACGTCTGCCGCGGCCGTCACCGGCGATGGTGCTGCCCGAGCCGCTTCCCGCGGTGGTGCATGACGAGCTCGGGCTTCCGGTCGGCGTTTCCGCGCGTCTGGAGCTCACCGGCACGCCGGCCAGCCTGGCCGTCGGGCGGTCGGCGCCGCTGCCGATCACCGGGTGGGCCGGGCCGTGGCCGGTCGACGAGCGGTGGTGGGCGCCGGAGGAGGCGCGGCGGCGGGCCCGGTTCCAGATGTCGCTGGCTGACGGGCGGGCGCTGTTGTTGTCGCTGGCGGCGGGGCAGTGGGTGGTGGAGGCGATCTATGACTGAGTGGGCAGGGCGATGAGTTTCCACAATCCGGCGAGGCCATGGGCCGATCTGGTACGCGATCTCGACGGACGGAGGAACGGTGGCGCAGACCGGGGCGGAGACGGGCCGAAACCGGCCGGGAAGCCGGGGTTGTGGGCCGCTCCCGGGCCGGAGCAGGTCGCCGATCCGCTCGTGGTGGACGGTGACGGCGGTGATGCACCGGCCTGGACCCGCAAGCGGGAGCCGTACCGGGCGGCTCCCGGGTTGGTCCGTTCGGACGCCGAGGTCGCGTACGCCGAGTTGCACTGTCACACCAACTTCAGCTTCCTGGACGGCGCCAGCCATCCCGAGGAACTGGCCGAGGAGGCCGCCCGGCTCGGCCTGACCGGGCTGGCGGTCACCGACCACGACGGTTTCTACGGTGTGGTCCGGTTCTCCCAGGCGGCCCGGGAGCTGCGCCTGCCCACGATTTTCGGGGCCGAACTGTCGCTGGGCCTGACCCGGCCGCAGAACGGCGAGCCGGATCCGGAGGGCACCCACCTGCTGGCCCTGGCAAACGGTCACGACGGGTATGCGCGGCTGGCCCGGGTCATCTCGCAGGCCCAGATCCGTGGCGGGGAGAAGGGCAAGCCGGAGTACGAGAGTCTGGAACAGATCGCCGAGATCCTGCACGACCACGTCCTGGTCCTGACCGGCTGCCGCAAGGGCACCGTCCGGCAGGCGCTGGCCACCGAGGGGATGGACGCCGCGGCCTGGGAGCTGGACCGGCTGGCCGACCTGTTCGGCCGGTCGAACGTGGCGGTCGAGCTGACCGATCATGGTCATCCGTACGACGGGGACTTCAACGACGCGCTGTGCACCCTGGCCCGGGAGCGCCGGCTGGAGGTGGTGGCGACCGGCAACGTGCACTACGCCACCCCGGCACGCCGTCGGCTGGCCACCGCGCTCGCCGCCGTCCGCGCCCGCCGCGGGCTGGACGAGATGGACGGCTGGCTGCCCGCGGCCGGCACCGCCCACCTGCGCAGCGGTGCCGAGATGGCACGCCGGTTCCGGGACTATCCGGGGGCGGTGGCGAACGCCGCGATGTACGGCGAGGGGCTCTCCTTCGACCTGAACCTGGTCGCCCCGCGGCTGCCGGACTACGACGTGCCGCCCGGGCACACCGAGATGAGCTGGCTGCGGGAACTGACCATGCGGGGCGCCCGGGTCCGGTACGGGGAGCACCATCCGAAGGCGTACGCGCAGCTGGAGAAGGAGCTGCGGATGATCGAGGAGCTCGGGTTCCCCGGCTACTTCCTGGTCGTGTACGACATCGTGGACTTCTGCCGGCGCGAGAAGATCTACTGCCAGGGGCGGGGGTCGGCGGCGAACTCCGCGGTCTGCTACGCCCTGTGGATCACCAATGTCGACGCGGTGGAGTACGACCTGCTCTTCGAACGCTTCCTCGCCCCGGAGCGGGACGGCCCGCCGGACATCGACGTGGACATCGAGTCGGACCGGCGCGAGGAGGTGATCCAGCACGTCTATCAGAAGTACGGGCGGGAGCACACCGCCCAGGTCGCCAACGTGATCTCGTACCGCCCCCGGTCGGCGGTCCGGGACATGGCCCGCGCGTTCGGGTTCTCGGCCGGTCAGCAGGACGCGTGGAGTAAACAGATCGATCGCTGGGGCGACGTGGCCACCGCCGACAGCGACATCCCCGAGATGGTCGTCGACTATGCCAACGCGGTCCAGAACTTCCCCCGCCACCTGGGCATCCACTCCGGCGGGATGGTGATCTGCGACCGGCCGATCATCGAGGTCTGCCCGGTCGAGTGGGGCCGGATGCCCGGCCGCAGCGTGCTGCAGTGGGACAAGGACGACT
Protein-coding regions in this window:
- a CDS encoding SAV_6107 family HEPN domain-containing protein, whose protein sequence is MLPQRTPAQLLAIARQGLAEAAHTAPDGLRYAAAHLAALRAAAALLAARARPGAPGRRTKATSVWSLLVMVAPEFGEWAGYFALGASKRAAAEAGIPQVVSAREADDLLRAAEQFVTVAESSLGFSYQPPLAA
- a CDS encoding DNA polymerase Y family protein, with amino-acid sequence MVWCPDWPVVAAEIELGVPGDGAVAVMANNRVLACSEAARRESVRRGLRRRDAQGRCPHLIVVEHDPGRDARTFEAVVAAVEEVAAGVEVVRPGACALAARGPARYYGGEEAAAERIVEHVAQTCAVESQVGIAGGVFAAGIAARGGQIVAVGGTAGFLAGMPVDALDRPDLADLLRRLGAKTLGEFAALPAGDVLTRFGFDGALAHRLARGGDHRPLAVRQPPVDLAVTETYDEPLDRVDTAAFAGRVLAERLHERLAGHGLACTRLGVEAVTADGQELHRVWRHDGLLGAAAIADRVRWQLDGWLTGGRRSGPARPTAGLVRLSLIPDGLLAHAGLQPGLWGDAGAERDRAHRAFSRVQGLLGPESVVTPVIGGGRSGSDQVRLVPWGDERTPARPAAVHADPIPGLVTVPVLDRAIAPDLPGRENGGTAPRKGAAAERGAAGAADGVRRNRGEGVGLPPWPGRLPRPSPAMVLPEPLPAVVHDELGLPVGVSARLELTGTPASLAVGRSAPLPITGWAGPWPVDERWWAPEEARRRARFQMSLADGRALLLSLAAGQWVVEAIYD
- a CDS encoding error-prone DNA polymerase gives rise to the protein MSFHNPARPWADLVRDLDGRRNGGADRGGDGPKPAGKPGLWAAPGPEQVADPLVVDGDGGDAPAWTRKREPYRAAPGLVRSDAEVAYAELHCHTNFSFLDGASHPEELAEEAARLGLTGLAVTDHDGFYGVVRFSQAARELRLPTIFGAELSLGLTRPQNGEPDPEGTHLLALANGHDGYARLARVISQAQIRGGEKGKPEYESLEQIAEILHDHVLVLTGCRKGTVRQALATEGMDAAAWELDRLADLFGRSNVAVELTDHGHPYDGDFNDALCTLARERRLEVVATGNVHYATPARRRLATALAAVRARRGLDEMDGWLPAAGTAHLRSGAEMARRFRDYPGAVANAAMYGEGLSFDLNLVAPRLPDYDVPPGHTEMSWLRELTMRGARVRYGEHHPKAYAQLEKELRMIEELGFPGYFLVVYDIVDFCRREKIYCQGRGSAANSAVCYALWITNVDAVEYDLLFERFLAPERDGPPDIDVDIESDRREEVIQHVYQKYGREHTAQVANVISYRPRSAVRDMARAFGFSAGQQDAWSKQIDRWGDVATADSDIPEMVVDYANAVQNFPRHLGIHSGGMVICDRPIIEVCPVEWGRMPGRSVLQWDKDDCAAVDLVKFDLLGLGMLSALHYAYDMIEDELDIGTMRLDDAEVYTMLCRADSVGVFQVESRAQMATLPRLKPTRFYDLVIEVALIRPGPIQGGSVHPYIRRKNGLEKPDVPHRLMENALRKTLGVPLFQEQLMQLAIDVAGFDPAEADQLRRAMGSKRSVEKMERIKRRLYEGMAGNGITGELADDLFHKLSAFASYGFPESHAMSFAYLVYASAWLKRYHPAAFCAALLNAQPMGFYSPQTLVDDARRHGVEVRRPDINRSDAMATLETTPDTRRKAGVGEAPQVWGLGGPAVRQGLRSVRTIGADLAELIENERREHGPYRSMTDLARRTGCSIANLEALATADAFASFGLSRREALWAAGAAAQDKPDRLPGTVTGTEAPTLPGMSEVDLLVADVWATGLSPDTHPARFLREQLTGAGALSIADLGTVAAGSRVRVGGIVTHRQRPATAGGVTFVNLEDETGMLNVTCSPGLWLRYRRVARSSAALLVRGRLEKVEGVLNLVADRLDALHPPVTPASRDFR